The genome window GAATCAGAGTGAAATAGTGTGAGAAGTTGGGCCCGCAGTCAGATTCACAGTGAAGTAAACTTGGAAGAGTTGCTTGTGGGGACCCTCtcggtcatggctgaccatgggtCGCATCCTTGTTATTCTTGCTTTCTGCTTCACTGGAGCAACGTTGCTTGTGACTGAAATGACAGTCCTGGTCGCACaggtcacatctgtatgtggtCGTTGATCTGCTAAAATGGCTGTACTCATGCCTATTTACTGCAATACTCCTCAGCTTCTTTTCCCCTCTTTTGAGGTGTTGGTTCAGGGTCCTTCTCCATCTCGTGCAGTCAGCTGCAAGCCTCCACCAGGACTTCATTCCGATTTCAAGCGTCTTCTTGTACGTCATATTGACGTCCTTGAAACCTTGTTTGGGACGCCCAGTAGGTCTCTTCCCAGTAGCAATCTCACCATGAAGGATATCCGTTAGAATGTGGCCTTCCTCCAAGTTTTGGTCTTGACCCCGCCAGCATNNNNNNNNNNNNNNNNNNNNNNNNNNNNNNNNNNNNNNNNNNNNNNNNNNNNNNNNNNNNNNNNNNNNNNNNNNNNNNNNNNNNNNNNNNNNNNNNNNNNNNNNNNNNNNNNNNNNNNNNNNNNNNNNNNNNNNNNNNNNNNNNNNNNNNNNNNNNNNNNNNNNNNNNNNNNNNNNNNNNNNNNNNNNNNNNNNNNNNNNNNNNNNNNNNNNNNNNNNNNNNNNNNNNNNNNNNNNNNNNNNNNNNNNNNNNNNNNNNNNNNNNNNNNNNNNNNNNNNNNNNNNNNNNNNNNNNNNNNNNNNNNNNNNNNNNNNNNNNNNNNNNNNNNNNNNNNNNNNNNNNNNNNNNNNNNNNNNNNNNNNNNNNNNNNNNNNNNNNNNNNNNNNNNNNNNNNNNNNNNNNNNNNNNNNNNNNNNNNNNNNNNNNNNNNNNNNNNNNNNNNNNNNNNNNNNNNNNNNNNNNNNNNNNNNNNNNNNNNNNNNNNNNNNNNNNNNNNNNNNAATGAAAGGAAACAGGGCGCGAGAGATTTGCGGTCTGTCTCGTCACAAAAACCTCGCCTGCACCAACACCCGCCGCCCCCCTCCACCCACCAAACCGAACTCAAACGCGTGACAGGTATCCCCTGCTTTTCCAAAGCTCGCTTTAGGCCGCTGCGCTTGTGTGGAAAACTGACACTGGTGCCACGGTTCAACTAAAGCAACCCAAAGAGGATTTTCGCGAAAAAGACCAATTAATGTCCCCACGTAAACGAAGGCTTCGTCGCCTGACGCCCTTTTGGCTCCCAAAAAGGGATTTGCTCTGCTTTCGAAACCCGCATTCCCGAGGACGGGGCTGTCTCGCTCACGTCCCTCAGCCGAGGAAGGTTGCCCTGGCGACGGAGGAGCGAAAGGCCGATCCCTGGGACTGACGGAGACGAGCCGGGTCAGCGTTCCGTTCGCCGTCGAATCTGAGCGGGACGGGAGAGATTCCCGAGCCCCGGCTCACCTCGGCTGCGGAAGGCCTCTGGATTGCACCGCTGAAAGCGGCCGGAGAAGTGGTCCAACACTCGCTCGCGCTCCTGTGTCTCTCCAGTCAGGACGAACGCCGTCAGGAATTTCCTGCGATggcgggggggggagagaaaCAGTCAGAATCGTCGGAGTGCACACTCATGAAGCCCCGACGCCATCCCAGAGGGCGGGAAAATGCCCCCCCCTCGCCATTTCGGCGTGCTGCGGCCTAGCGAGCCCAAAAAAGCCTTACCTCAGAGCTTGATCGAGAGACATCTCGCAGAAGTCAAACAGTTGCAGGTATTCCTCAGCCAACATTTGACTGAACTCGTTGCTAGAGCGacggaggggaaaaaaaatactgtcaagtcacaggtagataggatagtgaagaaggcgtttggtatgctttcctttattggtcagagtattgagtacaggagttgggaggtcacgttgcggctgtacaggacattggttaggccactgttggaatattgcgtgcatttctggtctccttcctatcggaaggatattgtgaacaggttcagaaaagatttacaaggatgttagagggtttgagctatagggagaggctgaataggccggggctgttttccctggagcgtcggaggctgaggggtgaccttatagaggtttataaaatcgtgagggggcacggatagggtaaatagacatggtcttttccctggggtgggggagtccagaactagagggccataggtttagggtgagaggggaaagatataaaagggacctaNNNNNNNNNNNNNNNNNNNNNNNNNNNNNNNNNNNNNNNNNNNNNNNNNNNNNNNNNNNNNNNNNNNNNNNNNNNNNNNNNNNNNNNNNNNNNNNNNNNNNNNNNNNNNNNNNNNNNNNNNNNNNNNNNNNNNNNNNNNNNNNNNNNNNNNNNNNNNNNNNNNNNNNNNNNNNNNNNNNNNNNNNNNNNNNNNNNNNNNNNNNNNNNNNNNNNNNNNNNNNNNNNNNNNNNNNNNNNNNNNNNNNNNNNNNNNNNNNNNNNNagagagagagagacagagtgagagaggggaagagagcgagggaaggggaagagagagagagtgagagagatcgagggaaagagagagtgagtgagacagagaaAACCAGAGAGTCagtaagagagtgagagagctcgGGCACAAGGTTTGGTAATCCACCCATTCAGCAGAAAGCCGTGGAAAATCATTGAGGTCCCAACAGCCAGAGGGATAGATGTCCCATGGTAGATATCCCCCACCCGCTCCCCCTTTCGGAGATGGGTGGACCTACTTCTTATCCAGGTAGGGGGCCACCTCAGTCCTCTGGAAACCGTCCAGATGGTACAGTTTCGATGCCAGTTGCTTGGCCACCTCCCGGTCCTGCCTACCGCCATTAGCCAGCAGAGCCTTGAGGTCAGCCGTTTCCATGATGACGCCCGTCTCCATGTCCATCCCCACCAGGTTGCTGTGTTAAGGCAAACAGGAAAGGCCAAAGGTCAGGGCAGaggcacagagaaagagagagagagacgccaatagtccaggttcaaatcccgccttggCTAACTTACCACAAAAGGCCTGTCTTTCTCAACTTCCTAGGCCTATTGAGTGCTCATACTAACCCGCCACCTGTCACCCCTCTCcctctgtggtgtaaaattccaagcagtggaatgtctGTGTTAAGGCAAACAGGAAAGGCCAAAGGTCAGGGCAGaggcacagagaaagagagagagagacgccaatagtccaggttcaaatcccgcctggGCTAACTTACCACAAAAGGCCTGTCTTTCTCAACTTCCTAGGCCTATTGACTGCTCATACTAACCCGCCACCTGTCACCCCTCtccctctttgtctctctttctctcattctctctcaatctctctcacattcccaaaaagatgtgcaggttaggtgccaaatcaggggtaaatataggggaggggaatgggtctgggtgggttgctcttcggagggtcggtgtggacttgttgggccaaagggcctgtttccacattgtagggaatctaatctaatctaacctcgcactcttagattagattacattacttacagtgaggaaacaggcccttcggcccaccgagtccacaccgaccctccaaagagcaacccacccagactcattccctgacatttaccccttcNNNNNNNNNNNNNNNNNNNNNNNNNNNNNNNNNNNNNNNNNNNNNNNNNNNNNNNNNNNNNNNNNNNNNNNNNNNNNNNNNNNNNNNNNNNNNNNNNNNNNNNNNNNNNNNNNNNNNNNNNNNNNNNNNNNNNNNNNNNNNNNNNNNNNNNNNNNNNNNNNNNNNNNNNNNNNNNNNNNNNNNNNNNNNNNNNNNNNNNNNNNNNNNNNNNNNNNNNNNNNNNNNNNNNNNNNNNNNNNNNNNNNNNNNNNNNNNNNNNNNNNNNNNNNNNNNNNNNNNNNNNNNNNNNNNNNNNNNNNNNNNNNNNNNNNNNNNNNNNNNNNNNNNNNNNNNNNNNNNNNNNNNNNNNNNNNNNNNNNNNNNNNNNNNNNNNNNNNNNNNNNNNNNNNNNNNNNNNNNNNNNNNNNNNNNNNNNNNNNNNNNNNNNNNNNNNNNNNNNNNNNNNNNNNNNNNNNNNNNNNNNNNNNNNNNNNNNNNNNNNNNNNNNNNNNNNNNNNNNNNNNNNNNNNNNNNNNNNNNNNNNNNNNNNNNNNNNNNNNNNNNNNNNNNNNNNNNNNNNNNNNNNNNNNNNNNNNNNNNNNNNNNNNNNNNNNNNNNNNNNNNNNNNNNNNNNNNNNNNNNNNNNNNNNNNNNNNNNNNNNNNNNNNNNNNNNNNNNNNNNNNNNNNNNNNNNNNNNNNNNNNNNNNNNNNNNNNNNNNNNNNNNNNNNNNNNNNNNNNNNNNNNNNNNNNNNNNNNNNNNNNNNNNNNNNN of Chiloscyllium plagiosum isolate BGI_BamShark_2017 chromosome 42, ASM401019v2, whole genome shotgun sequence contains these proteins:
- the LOC122543240 gene encoding PH and SEC7 domain-containing protein 1-like → MDMETGVIMETADLKALLANGGRQDREVAKQLASKLYHLDGFQRTEVAPYLDKNNEFSQMLAEEYLQLFDFCEMSLDQALRKFLTAFVLTGETQERERVLDHFSGRFQRCNPEAFRSRGEPGLGNLSRPAQIRRRTER